In Nicotiana tabacum cultivar K326 chromosome 2, ASM71507v2, whole genome shotgun sequence, the following proteins share a genomic window:
- the LOC107775813 gene encoding protein FLX-like 1: MSGRNRGPPLPMKGGPHGGLPPPVHEAPFAMGRVPLPHPALLEEMRESQFGMGSRLMPPHPAALEEHLATQHDEIQGLLVDNQRLAATHVALRQELEAAQYELQRTDHYARSLRMESDVQMRELYEKAAKMEMDLQAVDGMRSELMRVRSDIKEFTAARQELTVEVQRMTQDFTRMTADIQQTPAIKAEIEGLKQELQRARAAIENEKKGYAENYEHGQVMEKKLLTMARELEKLRAEVANAEKRARAAAAVGNPGAGYNANYGNPEPGYAANYYLASYGVNPMNPAHPVQGGAEGYSQYGHAPGAWGGYDVQRAQGPR, encoded by the exons ATGTCTGGTCGAAACCGCGGGCCTCCACTTCCAATGAAAGGTGGTCCTCATGGTGGACTGCCTCCGCCAGTTCATGAAGCCCCATTTGCTATGGGTCGCGTACCACTGCCTCATCCTGCATTGCttgaagaaatgagagagtctcagtTTGGAATGGGCTCGCGATTGATGCCTCCACACCCTGCTGCTCTTGAGGAACACCTGGCTACTCAGCATGATGAGATTCAAGGTTTATTAGTTGATAACCAGCGGTTAGCTGCAACTCATGTAGCACTAAGGCAGGAATTAGAAGCTGCTCAATATGAACTTCAGCGGACTGATCATTATGCCCGTTCTTTGCGCATGGAAAGTGATGTGCAAATGAGAGAACTATATGAAAAGGCTGCTAAGATGGAAATGGATCTCCAAGCAGTGGATGGTATGAGGTCCGAACTCATGCGTGTACGCTCGGATATCAAAGAGTTTACTGCTGCCAGACAAGAGCTTACTGTAGAGGTGCAAAGGATGACCCAGGATTTTACCAGAATGACTGCAGATATACAGCAAACTCCAGCAATAAAAGCTGAAATTGAAGGCCTAAAACAAGAGCTGCAGCGAGCAAG GGCCGCCATTGAGAACGAGAAGAAGGGATATGCAGAAAACTATGAGCATGGTCAGGTTATGGAGAAAAAATTACTGACGATGGCTCGAGAGCTTGAAAAACTTCGAGCTGAGGTTGCTAATGCAGAAAaaagagctcgagcagcagcagcTGTTGGGAATCCAG GTGCAGGGTACAATGCAAATTATGGGAATCCTGAACCTGGTTATGCAGCAAATTACTATCTTGCTAGTTACGGAGTGAACCCTATGAACCCTGCTCATCCT GTGCAGGGTGGTGCTGAAGGTTATTCTCAATATGGACATGCACCTGGTGCTTGGGGTGGTTATGATGTGCAGCGAGCTCAAGGACCCAGATAA
- the LOC107775823 gene encoding uncharacterized protein LOC107775823 yields the protein MLNMASSLRFWVYFQIVLVILFSGSCNCKEKSAIGDPGMKRDDLRVAIEAWNQCNEVHEEAPNMGSPRQADCFDVEKSKSKMKLVHLVNDYDNKLSINDAKNLGLQKLDVNKYAAWKELFLGSKCQVQDDPNPWNFWMIMLKSGNMDTTAAICPKNGKPSQPFPPESRFPCFGKGCMNMPKIYHNYTTLHSHKHYLKKYKLKGSFHGTWDLDADICKAETQNDTSFFSVTWHKQLGKGSWKFHHILKTSSKYPWLMLYLRSDATTGVSGGYHYETRGMSKIVPKSPNFKVKFSLDVKRGGGPSSQFYLMDIGSCWKNNGQPCDGDVTTDVTRYSEMIINPDTEAWCNPTNNLRLCPPYHTFANGTRVHRTDKARFPYGAYHVYCSPGNGKYLEEPFNYCDEYSNPQAQEILQILPHPVWGEYGYPTKKGEGWIGDPRIWELDVGRLSQSLYFYQDPGTKPVERHWPSVDLGTEIYVSGNQVAEWIVSDFDIIVTDE from the exons ATGCTCAATATGGCTTCAAGTTTGCGATTTTGGGTGTATTTCCAAATAGTTTtagttatattattttctggatcATGTAATTGTAAAGAGAAATCAGCAATAGGAGATCCAGGGATGAAAAGGGATGATTTAAGAGTGGCAATAGAGGCTTGGAATCAATGCAATGAGGTACACGAAGAGGCTCCAAACATGGGAAGTCCAAGGCAAGCTGATTGTTTTGATGTCGAAAAATCTAAATCCAAAA TGAAACTGGTTCACTTGGTGAACGATTATGATAACAAGCTGAGCATAAACGATGCCAAAAATCTAGGACTACAGAAACTGGACGTGAATAAATATGCAGCCTGGAAAGAATTGTTCTTGGGATCCAAATGCCAAGTTCAAGATGATCCAAACCCATGGAATTTCTGGATGATTATGCTCAAGAGTGGTAACATGGACACTACAGCTGCTATTTGTCCCAAAAATGGCAAACCATCTCAACCATTTCCACCCGAGTCGCGATTTCCATGTTTTGGCAAAGGTTGCATGAACATGCCTAAGATATACCATAACTACACCACATTACATAGCCATAAGCACTATCTAAAGAAGTATAAATTGAAGGGAAGTTTTCATGGGACATGGGATTTGGATGCTGATATTTGCAAGGCAGAAACTCAAAATGATACTTCCTTTTTCTCAGTTACTTGGCATAAGCAACTTGGAAAAGGAAGCTGGAAGTTTCATCATATCTTGAAAACTTCATCAAAGTACCCTTGGTTGATGCTTTATTTGAGGTCAGATGCTACCACTGGAGTTTCTGGTGGATATCATTATGAAACAAGAGGCATGTCAAAAATA GTTCCAAAGTCACCAAATTTCAAAGTGAAGTTCAGTTTGGATGTGAAAAGAGGAGGTGGTCCAAGTAGCCAATTTTATCTAATGGACATAGGCAGCTGCTGGAAGAACAATGGGCAGCCTTGTGATGGGGATGTTACCACAGACGTAACGCGATACAGTGAAATGATCATTAATCCTGATACTGAAGCATGGTGCAACCCCACAAATAATCTGAGGCTGTGTCCACCTTACCATACTTTTGCAAATGGAACACGCGTTCATCGGACTGATAAGGCAAGATTTCCTTATGGTGCTTATCATGTGTATTGCTCCCCAGGGAATGGGAAGTATCTTGAGGAACCATTCAACTATTGTGATGAATACAGTAATCCTCAAGCTCAGGAAATACTACAAATTCTGCCTCACCCTGTCTGGGGAGAATATGGATATCCAACTAAGAAAGGGGAAGGATGGATAGGAGATCCAAGAATTTGGGAACTTGATGTTGGCAGACTCTCACAATCACTTTACTTCTATCAG GATCCTGGCACAAAACCTGTTGAAAGGCATTGGCCATCTGTTGATTTGGGTACTGAGATATATGTTAGTGGGAATCAAGTTGCGGAGTGGATCGTTAGcgactttgatattattgtgaCAGATGAATAG
- the LOC107775824 gene encoding uncharacterized protein LOC107775824 — MGGKLQFLPPAKRFMLMQQQEQHIDNASVSFSQLPAKKRKFSPEKTTSFSDSTNVTTLCLPAKKRVWAFHPFDLNVEYNPISSFDDEAKEEKLPKETLISQADITLQQDDNGDDDNEDGIICAICESTDGDPTDPIVLCDGCDLMVHTTCYGHPFTKGIPEGDWFCAQCLASKTESPKPITCYLCPETSGALKPTVNEGKWAHVVCALFVPEVFFVDPEGREGIDFSKVPKRRWEQKCYICKSRNGCAIDCSEPKCPLSFHVTCGLKNELCIEYTEGKNKGAVVAGFCRSHTELWKKQQQTGKFKIVPRDEVDR; from the exons atgggGGGCAAGCTTCAGTTTTTACCTCCAGCCAAAAGATTCATGCTAAtgcaacaacaagaacaacacaTAGATAATGCCTCTGTTTCATTTTCACAACTTCCTGCTAAAAAACGAAAATTCTCTCCTGAAAAAACAACCTCCTTTTCCGATAGCACCAATGTTACTACTCTCTGCTTGCCAGCCAAAAAACGTGTTTGGGCTTTTCACCCATTTGACCTCAATGTTGAGTACaacccaatttcttcttttgatgatgaGGCCAAAGAAGAAAAATTACCTAAAGAAACATTAATCAGTCAAGCTGACATCACTCTTCAACAAGATGACAACGGCGATGATGATAACGAAGACGGAATTATCTGTGCTATTTGTGAGAGCACAGATGGAGACCCAACAGATCCAATAGTTTTATGTGACGGCTGTGATTTAATGGTCCATACAACTTGCTATGGCCATCCTTTTACCAAGGGAATACCAGAAGGTGATTGGTTTTGTGCACAATGTTTGGCCTCAAAAACAGAGAGCCCAAAGCCCATTACTTGTTATCTCTGCCCCGAAACAAGTGGAGCCCTAAAACCCACTGTGAATGAGGGTAAATGGGCTCATGTTGTTTGTGCACTTTTTGTTCCTGAAGTTTTCTTTGTCGATCCAGAAGGTCGTGAAGGAATTGATTTCAGTAAAGTGCCAAAAAGAAGATGGGAGCAAAAGTGTTATATTTGTAAATCCAGAAATGGTTGTGCTATTGATTGTTCTGAGCCGAAATGTCCTTTGTCTTTTCATGTGACTTGTGGGTTGAAAAATGAACTCTGTATCGAGTACACAGAAGGAAAGAACAAGGGTGCTGTTGTTGCTGGTTTTTGCAGAAGCCACACTGAACTATGGAAAAAG CAACAACAAACTGGGAAGTTCAAGATTGTGCCAAGAGATGAAGTTGACCGATAA
- the LOC107775814 gene encoding mitogen-activated protein kinase 19 produces MQQDYRKKSSKEVEFFTEYGDANRYKILEVIGKGSYGVVCAAIDTHTGEKVAIKKITDIFEHISDAIRILREVKLLRLLRHPDIVEIKRIMLPPSRREFRDIYVIFELMESDLHHVIKANDDLTHEHHRFFLYQMLRALKFMHTANVYHRDLKPKNILANANCKLKICDFGLARVAFSDTPTSIFWTDYVATRWYRAPELCGSFFSKYTPAIDIWSIGCIFAEVLTGKPLFPGKSVVHQLDLITDLLGTPSVDIVSGVRNEKARKYLTDMRKKNPVPFTEKFPNADPLALGLLRRLLAFDPKDRPTAEQALADPYFKGLAKIEREPSSPPISKLEFEFERRRVTKEDIRELIFREILEYHPQLLKDYMAGNDGANFLYPSAIGNFRRQFAYLEENSGKSGPVIPPGRKHVSLPRSTVNSSTIPPRTQQNPMFDHRQVTEKATAGVRVTDQKVLRPPPRVPTAKPGRVVGPVLRYDGDKSIKEVADGRVYSQNPVLPPHGISPHYLFRSNSANLEKYGTEAEKDHSQVKPQPGQCMVAKSTASMSIDMNTNPYYHTQAKVAQLGGHLAIDAKLLQAQTQFGAVGAAAVAVAAHREVSTVQYGLT; encoded by the exons ATGCAGCAAGATTATCGCAAGAAG AGTTCCAAAGAAGTGGAGTTCTTCACCGAGTACGGTGATGCGAATAGGTATAAAATTTTGGAAGTTATAGGCAAAGGAAGCTATGGAGTAGTTTGTGCTGCCATTGACACTCATACAGGAGAGAAAGTGGCTATAAAGAAAATAACTGATATTTTCGAGCACATCTCTGATGCAATTCGAATTCTGCGTGAAGTCAAATTGCTTAGACTTCTTAGGCATCCCGATATTGTTGAAATTAAGCGAATCATGTTACCACCTTCAAGACGAGAATTTCGagatatttatgttatttttgagCTTATGGAATCTGATCTTCACCATGTCATTAAGGCCAACGATGACTTGACACATGAGCACCATCGATTTTTCCTCTATCAGATGCTGCGAGCATTGAAGTTTATGCACACAG CAAATGTGTACCACCGAGATCTTAAGCCCAAAAATATATTGGCAAATGCGAATTGTAAACTCAAAATATGTGACTTTGGATTGGCAAGGGTTGCATTCAGTGATACTCCAACTAGTATATTTTGGACG GATTATGTTGCTACAAGGTGGTATCGAGCACCAGAGCTATGTGGGTCTTTCTTCTCTAAG TATACACCTGCTATTGATATCTGGAGTATTGGGTGTATCTTTGCGGAGGTCCTGACAGGGAAACCATTGTTTCCGGGCAAAAGTGTTGTGCACCAGTTGGATTTGATTACTGATCTTCTTGGGACACCATCAGTTGATATCGTATCTGGG GTTCGCAATGAGAAGGCAAGGAAGTATTTGACAGACATGCGGAAAAAGAACCCAGTTCCTTTTACCGAGAAATTTCCAAATGCAGATCCTTTGGCTCTCGGGCTGTTGCGGAGGTTGTTAGCATTTGATCCAAAGGATCGCCCAACTGCTGAACAG GCTTTGGCTGATCCTTACTTCAAGGGACTGGCTAAGATTGAGAGGGAACCTTCTAGTCCACCAATCTCGAAGCTGGAGTTCGAGTTTGAGCGGCGAAGGGTCACCAAGGAGGACATTAGAGAACTAATATTTCGGGAGATACTAGAGTACCATCCTCAGCTTCTGAAGGACTACATGGCTGGAAATGATGGTGCTAATTTTCTCTATCCTAG TGCCATTGGTAATTTCAGAAGGCAATTTGCCTATCTCGAGGAAAATAGTGGTAAAAGTGGTCCAGTAATTCCTCCTGGTCGAAAGCACGTCTCTCTCCCACG ATCTACGGTTAATTCCAGTACCATCCCCCCCAGAACACAACAGAACCCTATGTTTGATCATAGGCAAGTAACAGAAAAGGCAACTGCTGGCGTCAGAGTCACAGACCAGAAGGTTTTGCGACCACCACCTCGAGTACCCACAG CCAAACCCGGAAGAGTAGTAGGGCCGGTTTTACGATATGATGGTGACAAAAGCATCAAAGAAGTTGCTGATGGAAGAGTATATTCCCAGAACCCTGTCCTCCCACCGCATGGCATTTCTCCTCATTATTTGTTCAGAAGTAATTCTGCAAATCTAGAGAAGTATGGAACCGAAGCAGAGAAGGACCACTCTCAAGTTAAGCCGCAACCTGGGCAGTGCATGGTTGCCAAGTCGACGGCTAGCATGAGTATCGATATGAACACCAACCCGTACTACCATACACAGGCCAAGGTAGCACAGTTAGGAGGTCATCTTGCCATAGATGCAAAACTACTACAGGCACAAACACAGTTTGGGGCAGTCGGGGCTGCAGCTGTTGCTGTTGCTGCTCACAGAGAGGTTAGCACCGTTCAGTATGGTCTAACCTAG